A stretch of Episyrphus balteatus chromosome 2, idEpiBalt1.1, whole genome shotgun sequence DNA encodes these proteins:
- the LOC129912265 gene encoding uncharacterized protein LOC129912265, whose product MCTGGKPEDKISSCPDGYVCTTSASICLKQSQTKPVTPSCDMACGVCNSPGKLFSCVSNTKYAFCFGKDVPDLSAKGTCPDGYVCNLKSSEVCNKATEYAVS is encoded by the exons ATGTGTACTGGAG GAAAACCGGAGGACAAAATCAGCTCCTGCCCTGATGGTTACGTCTGTACAACAAGTGCATCAATATGTTTAAAACAATCACAAACAAAGCCAGTTACACCTTCTTGTGATATGGCTTGTGGTGTTTGCAACTCACCTGGCAAACTATTTTCCTGTGTTAGCAATACAAAATATGCTTTTTGCTTTGGTAAAGATGTTCCTGATTTAAGTGCAAAGGGAACATGTCCTGATGGATATGTTTGTAATTTGAAAAGTAGTGAAGTTTGTAATAAGGCCACTGAATATGCAGTAAGTTAG
- the LOC129908174 gene encoding mucin-2-like — FKPSCNAVLEENDPITSTERTTESSTLTTLKPKVTGGYGKTTIPGIISTIESTSPSSTTVVDVSITSQPIKKTTEKHNTDDVLVPSPTKPSVEATSSKPTTNPTQLTTEVSSPEPTTDANDIPVTATTQSTLTTTQRSQFESSFCKERHLIGPHRSENDSTCKIFTLCYLLAGQYLELQYVCSGSSYFNQQTQNCQNEKPVHCK; from the exons TTTAAGCCATCTTGTAATGCGGTATTGGAAGAAAATGACCCCATCACATCTACAGAGCGAACGACTGAAAGTTCAACTCTAACAACACTTAAACCAAAAGTTACAGGAGGTTATGGTAAAACTACTATTCCTGGAATAATTTCAACGATTGAAAGTACAAGTCCTTCATCTACAACTGTGGTCGATGTTTCAATAACAAGCCAGCCAATTAAAAAAACGACGGAGAAACATAATACAGATGATGTTTTAGTGCCAAGTCCAACTAAACCATCGGTTGAGGCAACCAGTTCTAAACCTACAACAAACCCAACTCAATTAACGACTGAGGTCTCAAGCCCTGAACCTACAACGGATGCAAATGATATCCCTGTTACAGCCACAACTCAATCGACTTTAACAACAACGCAAAGGTCCCAGTTTGAATCAAGTTTTTGCAAAGAAAGACATCTTATAGGTCCACATAGATCCGAAAATGATTCAACGTGCAAAAT attcacTTTGTGCTATCTTTTGGCTGGCCAATATTTGGAGCTGCAATACGTTTGTTCTGGTTCCAGTTACTTTAATCAACAAACGCAAAATTGTCAAAATGAAAAACCAGTGCATTGTAAATAA
- the LOC129912647 gene encoding uncharacterized protein LOC129912647: MAFTILAVGLLFFTDYAIGSCGTCQNNSVACQSLTTFSLCIDDVPRSDEIIDCPEGSFCTDKPTICVKNTNSSFEASCGIGCDVCNSHDNVFSCMDPWTAVFCFGAKKPFPLAKSICPKGYVCDLSNREVCVKKSPSMASCIRNLQSTTKLPDSTPRSPRDATTFCRENAMEGTFPAEGDTTCKRYYICQAISNGAKFMGYSYACSGNDYFDPIERLCTRKRPISC; encoded by the exons ATGGCCTTTACAATATTGGCAGtg GGCCTCCTTTTTTTCACTGACTATGCCATTGGAAGCTGTGGAACTTGTCAAAATAATTCTGTTGCATGCCAAAGTTTAACTACATTTTCACTTTGCATTGATG ATGTTCCCAGATCAGATGAAATCATTGATTGTCCCGAAGGAAGTTTTTGTACAGACAAGCCTACAATCTGCGTAAAAAATACGAATAGCTCCTTTGAAGCAAGTTGTGGAATAGGCTGTGATGTATGTAATTCTCATGACAATGTATTCTCTTGTATGGATCCATGGACAGCTGTATTTTGTTTTGGCGCAAAGAAGCCATTTCCTCTTGCCAAATCAATATGTCCAAAAGGATATGTATGTGATCTTAGTAATAGAGAAGTTTGTGTTAAAAAGTCTCCAAGTATGGCATCATGTATTAGAAATCTACAATCGACAACGAAATTACCTGATTCAACACCTCGTTCGCCTCGAGATGCTACAACTTTTTGTCGAGAAAATGCAATGGAAGGAACTTTCCCGGCAGAGGGCGATACTACATGTAAAAG GTACTATATTTGTCAAGCAATCAGTAATGGAGCCAAGTTCATGGGCTATTCGTATGCTTGTAGCGGTAATGATTATTTTGATCCTATTGAAAGGTTGTGTACTAGAAAACGACCTATTAGTTGCTGA
- the LOC129908175 gene encoding mucin-2-like, translated as MLLKIISLGLILLVDYAVGNCSECQTNHMACHSENTFSLCVEGKPTDSMIHCPEGTVCTDDPAVCIQKDGNVVTPSCLIGNVPLKNGGFYETQDAQRRNNSISKLDSAEPKEGEISSSTENSDTTLCSTITEVVNSETTDGSLEIETTSISDTTSTDEEISLNTEDPSTTESSQFSSISTEDPSSSTAYIETTSNTPRDATTFCSETKEIGTFKAEGDNTCKWYYVCTTTKDGFKGYEFNCGENYFNPEISLCQKEKPFQIFCLSFWFNMFKLFTILLAIVFILAQVNGKCNTCSNDQMITCTDETHFSPCIKGIVDTTTSVQCGPGEICTDLSIVCAPKANSTAKPACTSLCGVCETNKMFACTSKKDYALCRDGVATNITGACPSSTVCDTSGTSICVDSCTATVLTCNKESSTVTTTAAPTPSPTPSPTPSQTPSLTPSPTPSPTPSQTPSPTPAATPSPTPSPTPSPTPSPTPSATPSPTPSPTPSPTQAPTASEVCAKHNIPGRFSYNDSSNKCETTYVYCRYRGSSLIGVPSTCPSGSYFNKATQSCETTAPSGCVP; from the exons Atgttgttaaaaattatttccttg ggacTAATTTTACTTGTAGACTATGCTGTTGGTAATTGCAGTGAATGCCAAACAAATCATATGGCATGCCATAGTGAAAAtactttttcactttgtgtagaag GAAAACCAACGGATTCTATGATTCATTGTCCTGAAGGTACAGTTTGTACCGATGATCCAGCTGTTTGTATTCAAAAAGATGGTAATGTAGTAACACCATCTTGTTTAATAGGGAATGTACCTTTAAAAAATGGAGGTTTCTATGAAACACAAGATGCTCAAAGAAGAAACAATTCAATATCGAAATTAGATTCAGCTGAACCTAAAGAAGGTGAAATTTCTTCTTCCACTGAAAATTCAGATACAACACTTTGCTCAACgattacagaagttgttaactCTGAAACAACAGACGGTTCATTAGAAATAGAAACTACTTCAATTTCTGACACTACTTCCACTGATgaagaaatttctttaaatactGAAGACCCATCTACGACAGAATCTTCACAATTTAGTTCTATTTCAACAGAAGATCCTTCCAGTTCAACTGCTTATATTGAAACAACTTCTAATACTCCTCGAGACGCAACAACGTTTTGTTCCGAAACTAAAGAAATTGGAACATTTAAAGCTGAAGGCGATAATACTTGCAAATG GTATTACGTTTGTACAACAACCAAGGACGGTTTTAAAGGATACGAGTTTAACTGTGGAGAAAATTACTTCAATCCAGAAATTAGTCTATGTCAAAAAGAGAAACCA tttcaaattttttgtctatCGTTTTGGTTCAACATGTTTAAGCTTTTT acAATATTGTTagcaattgtttttattttggcacAAGTAAATGGCAAATGCAATACCTGTAGTAATGATCAAATGATAACTTGTACGGATGAAACTCATTTTTCTCCATGCAtta agggaATAGTGGACACAACAACAAGTGTTCAATGTGGTCCTGGTGAAATTTGTACCGATTTGTCAATTGTATGCGCTCCAAAAGCCAATTCAACAGCAAAACCAGCTTGTACAAGTTTATGTGGAGTTTGTGAAACTAACAAAATGTTTGCATGCACTTCTAAAAAAGATTACGCTTTGTGTAGGGATGGTGTTGCAACAAATATAACTGGGGCATGCCCTAGTTCAACTGTATGTGACACTTCAGGTACTTCAATTTGCGTAGATTCATGTACCGCAACTGTGCTAACTTGTAATAAGGAATCGTCAACTGTGACGACGACAGCTGCTCCAACACCATCCCCAACACCAAGTCCAACACCAAGCCAAACACCGTCCCTAACACCATCCCCAACACCAAGCCCAACACCGTCCCAAACACCTTCTCCAACACCGGCCGCAACTCCATCGCCAACACCGTCCCCAACACCGTCCCCAACACCATCTCCGACACCATCTGCAACACCTTCCCCAACACCATCACCAACACCTTCCCCAACACAAGCTCCTACAGCTTCTGAAGTTTGTGCCAAACACAACATTCCTGGTAGATTCTCATACAACGATAGCAGTAACAAATGCGAGACAAC CTATGTTTACTGTCGCTATCGCGGATCAAGTCTAATTGGTGTTCCAAGTACTTGCCCATCTGGCAGTTATTTCAACAAAGCAACACAAAGTTGTGAAACAACTGCGCCATCTGGTTGTGTGccttaa
- the LOC129911478 gene encoding uncharacterized protein LOC129911478: MEKVFSFITVVTVLVCVNATCNKCQQNGVACINKTSFQPCHGGSKPYSNQTFNCPDGMDCTELPNICFQRGGWDPSCDNLSKCNICNTNRVFACTSQTTFAFCFGATTSSNVKGTCPKGYVCVLTSNSICVPLQIGAKPSCDILQETTRVFK; this comes from the exons ATGGAAAAAGTATTCTCCTTT atTACAGTGGTCACGGTTTTAGTTTGTGTAAACGCAACATGTAATAAATGCCAGCAAAATGGTGTTGCTTGTATTAACAAAACTTCTTTCCAACCATGCCATGGAG GATCGAAACCCTATTCAAATCAAACATTTAACTGCCCCGATGGTATGGACTGCACAGAGTTACCTAATATTTGCTTTCAAAGAGGCGGATGGGATCCAAGCTGTGATAATTTATCAAAATGTAATATTTGTAATACAAATAGAGTATTTGCATGTACAAGTCAAACAACATTTGCATTTTGTTTCGGTGCAACGACTTCATCAAATGTTAAAGGCACTTGTCCAAAGGGATATGTTTGTGTCTTAACGTCAAATTCAATTTGTGTTCCTTTGCAAATTGGAGCAAAACCATCATGTGATATTTTGCAAGAAACTACAAGAGTATTTAAAtaa
- the LOC129911739 gene encoding uncharacterized protein LOC129911739 — translation MLICGRRILSLICITFFLELIDAKCNVCQTNGAACINSTSFYLCHGNSFPNYDKLYHCKKGFDCSNLNAICVQSLASRPASCGDTSLCGLCSAHQNHLFACTSRTTFQMCYGASHPQSLIGYCPDGYVCNANTNSICVPFLEANDMTCDLFNPIESYLEDNSSTKSNEQIDISTVKSTSLPSLTAQEICDVEQKVGVFQIPGNSRCLEYVRCYMKRKMIFGSLAECPNGTYFSGETLQCTLIKPLYCL, via the exons atgcttatCTGTGGCAGAAGA ATACTTTCACTAATCTGCATTACATTCTTCCTGGAATTAATTGACGCAAAATGCAATGTTTGTCAAACAAATGGAGCTGCTTGTATAAATTCTACATCATTCTATCTCTGTCATGGAA ATTCTTTTCCAAATTATGATAAACTTTATCACTGCAAAAAAGGTTTCGATTGTTCAAACTTAAATGCAATATGTGTCCAAAGTTTAGCCTCAAGACCTGCTTCTTGTGGTGATACATCACTTTGTGGTCTTTGTAGTGCTCATCAAAATCATTTGTTTGCTTGCACAAGTAGAACAACATTTCAAATGTGTTATGGTGCATCACATCCTCAAAGTTTGATTGGATATTGTCCCGATGGATATGTTTGCAATGCAAATACAAATTCTATTTGTGTTCCGTTTTTAGAGGCCAATGATATGACTTGTGATCTTTTTAATCCTATTGAAAGTTATTTAGAAGACAATAGCAGTACAAAATCAAATGAGCAGATTGATATTTCTACTGTGAAATCAACATCATTGCCATCACTTACTGCACAAGAGATATGTGATGTTGAACAAAAAGTTGGAGTTTTTCAAATTCCCGGGAATTCGAGATGTTTAGA ATACGTTAGATGTTATATGAAGAGGAAAATGATTTTCGGAAGCTTAGCAGAATGCCCAAATGGAACTTATTTTAGTGGCGAAACTTTACAGTGCACGTTGATAAAACCATTATattgtttgtaa
- the LOC129910814 gene encoding protein psiD-like, which translates to MKILLRIIVFGAAIYTAYSLCNSCSAITGLACVDNDKFSICANGIPSTLITQCPVGTVCTASAQICSPPSATVPGSCSRCGTCNANKAFACTGYNTFALCYGTTIPSSMNFTCSGTLVCNVDDPEICIDPAIAGIGGTCPSTTTTTPTTTVSPTITPQTTTPTPSSTINPQNTTTVSPTADPQLYCATLGSSGRFDIPTDTFCKHYVYCTLYNGTWIGNVYECPGSTFFNATSKLCGVETPLRCV; encoded by the exons ATGAAGATTCTTCTC agaATTATAGTGTTTGGTGCTGCCATCTATACAGCATATTCTCTTTGTAATAGCTGTTCGGCTATAACAGGCTTGGCATGTGTTGATAATGATAAATTTAGTATTTGTGCCAATG GTATCCCATCAACTTTAATAACCCAATGCCCTGTTGGAACTGTTTGTACTGCTTCAGCACAAATATGCTCGCCGCCATCAGCTACTGTACCAGGATCATGCAGCCGATGTGGTACTTGTAATGCTAATAAAGCATTTGCTTGTACCGGCTACAATACATTTGCCCTCTGTTATGGTACAACAATTCCAAGTTCTATGAATTTCACATGTTCCGGAACATTGGTTTGCAATGTTGATGATCCAGAAATTTGTATAGATCCGGCAATTGCAGGA ATTGGAGGAACTTGTCCTTCAACAACTACAACCACACCAACTACAACTGTCAGTCCAACAATTACACcacaaacaacaacaccaactcCAAGTTCAACAATAAATCCACAAAACACAACAACTGTCAGTCCAACAGCTGATCCACAACTTTATTGTGCCACTTTAGGATCAAGTGGACGATTTGATATACCAACAGATACTTTTTGCAAAca TTATGTTTATTGTACTTTATACAATGGTACATGGATTGGAAATGTTTACGAATGTCCcggatcaacttttttcaatgcaacttccaaattatgtggcgttgaAACGCCACTACGGTGTGTATGA